In the genome of Atribacterota bacterium, the window CACAATTCCAAATTCCCTTTCAACTCACATCTCAAGCGGAAGGTCAAATACGAATTCGAAACTTACTTCTATCTCCTCAAGAGCCCCAGATGACTCCAGCCCCTGGAAAAGCTCTATAAATAGCTTTCTTCTGCTCTCTAGGAAAGGAATGCGCCCAACAAGAGAGTAGACAAATGAAAAAGTCCTACAAGGTAATTATCAAACTTGGCGTTTCCATCCAACCCAAAAGAAGCACCACAAGTACATCATAGTGGTACATTGAACTTTTTGAATCGCCGGGGTAACATCACGCTACAAAAGAATTGGATCGAAAACTTCCATCCCAACATTAATCCCCACCGGTATACCTTTCAACATCTGGAGAATATCCTACAGAATCTTAACCAGGATATCAAAAAGACACAAGCAACATAAAGACTCCGCCAATTTGTATTTATGCTGATACCTTGCCTTCGAAAAAATTAACGGATCCTTTAACAGGAAAATAACCCATATAATCCGAAAGAAAGTCACTATCGTTGCTTTATCTTACCCAAGTTACTAACAATAATAGCGATAGCGATGATAACACCGATAGCTATTTCCTGATAGTACGCGCTAATGTTCAAAAGATTAAGCACGTTAGAAATCAAACCCATGAGAATCACACCCAGAAAAGTACCTAAGGCGCTCCCTCTACCACCGGTTAGGGGAACCCCCCCAATAACTACAGCAGCAATGGCACGTAGCTCTAAACCCGCACCGGTAGAGGGCAAAGCCGATCCAAGACGGGAGAGAAGCACCATAGCAGCAAGACCTACAAAAGCTCCGTTGACCATATACACCAAAATCTTTATTTTTTGGGTATTAACGCCAGATAGAAAAGCCGCCTCTTCATTACCGCCTACGGCATAAACCCGCCTACCAGTTCTCGTATAACGAAGGAGAAGAAAAAGCAATACGTAAACTCCCAAGAGGAAAAAGATAGGATTGTGAATTCCTAAAGTTGTACCCCTTCCTAGAGTAGCAAATTTGCCCCCCAAGGATTGGGTCATACCTCCAGTTACGATGAGAGCAAAGCCATAGTACACACTCCGGGTCGCCAAAGTCATGATGAAAGAAGGAGTTCTGGTTTTTGCTACGATAACGCCATTCAAGGTGCAACCGAGCAGAGCCATAATGAATCCCCACAAAATAGCCACAGTCACTTCACTTCCCTTCACTACCAGAGAAGCAGCAAAAGTCGTCGAGAAACCCACCAAAGATCCCACCGAGATATCAAAATTACCAGAAATCATCACTAATGTTGCCCCTGCAGCCACAATTCCCAGAACAGCATTTTGATTAAGGATGTTGAGCCAGTTTTGAAGAGTAAAAAAAGCAGGATTAAAAAAAGCCGTCACTCCACTCATGATGGCGATAAGAAGAAACAGGAAAAAAGATTGGTTAACCAAAATAGAACGCTTCACCCCAACCTGAGAACGAACCATCATACTACACCACACCCCTTTCCGATTACCTGACTATCCCAAGAGCACAGGCGAGGATATTTTCTTCGGCTACTTCTCCACCTTCAAGAACCTTTACCATCCTCCCATTACACATCACACCTACACGGTCACTAAGGGCAATCAGTTCAGGCATATCCGACGAAACCATAATTACAAACTTACCTGCTTTTACCAAATCCATCATCAATCGGTATATTTCTTCTTTGGCACCGACGTCGATGCCTCGAGTCGGTTCGTCAAAGATGTACACTCTCCCATTTGTCAGCAACCATTTTGCCAGAACCACTTTTTGCTGGTTCCCACCACTCAAATTTATCACTTCTTGTTCAAGATGAGGTGTGACGATTCGTAATTTCACCACGAGGTTTTCTACGCTCTCTTTTTCCTTCCTTAGATTCAGGAACTCCCTATTTTCCAGGTTAAGACGTGCTAAGGAAACATTTTCTCTCACTGACCGCACCAGCACCAAACCGGTTTTTTGACGGTCTTCGGTAATCAGACAAATCCCCTTTGCTATGGCATCCAAGGGAGAAGTAGGGGTTATTTCCTGCCCATCCAGGAGTACACGACCACTGACTCTTTTATCCAGTCCAAAAAGGAGCCGTACCAGCTCTGTCCTACCCGATCCTACCATCCCACCAATACCAAAGATTTCACCGGCATACACCTGGAAACTAACCCCCTTCACCACTCCTCCTCGCAGGTCGACAACTTCGAAGAC includes:
- a CDS encoding sugar ABC transporter ATP-binding protein, giving the protein EVLRKVTRQGVGVLYISHHLEEVFAIGSRVTVLKDGSKVATHDINSVNEGFIIQEMVGRPAELFYAREKMMPSVTPRGVFEVVDLRGGVVKGVSFQVYAGEIFGIGGMVGSGRTELVRLLFGLDKRVSGRVLLDGQEITPTSPLDAIAKGICLITEDRQKTGLVLVRSVRENVSLARLNLENREFLNLRKEKESVENLVVKLRIVTPHLEQEVINLSGGNQQKVVLAKWLLTNGRVYIFDEPTRGIDVGAKEEIYRLMMDLVKAGKFVIMVSSDMPELIALSDRVGVMCNGRMVKVLEGGEVAEENILACALGIVR
- a CDS encoding ABC transporter permease, whose protein sequence is MMVRSQVGVKRSILVNQSFFLFLLIAIMSGVTAFFNPAFFTLQNWLNILNQNAVLGIVAAGATLVMISGNFDISVGSLVGFSTTFAASLVVKGSEVTVAILWGFIMALLGCTLNGVIVAKTRTPSFIMTLATRSVYYGFALIVTGGMTQSLGGKFATLGRGTTLGIHNPIFFLLGVYVLLFLLLRYTRTGRRVYAVGGNEEAAFLSGVNTQKIKILVYMVNGAFVGLAAMVLLSRLGSALPSTGAGLELRAIAAVVIGGVPLTGGRGSALGTFLGVILMGLISNVLNLLNISAYYQEIAIGVIIAIAIIVSNLGKIKQR